From one Gemmobacter sp. genomic stretch:
- a CDS encoding site-specific integrase, whose amino-acid sequence MTRKRMSMPITEWPAADRALLEALRQTGGLFDDPGELAHLRLSSMLILTRPWGRFLEWLRLNEPAALAEPPVGRTTLPRLRAWVKAEDDLRPSSRLMFFNGVLRLLCAAAPDEDWSAYRRVKAGLEWLAGRGDPSRKAGRILDSRVLLEAALRHAGPELDLEPTALQRAKRLRDAAMVALLAMMPIRHRAFAALQLGVSVMVDARGLTIILSDELTKSARHWEADIPEPAAGLLRRYLSEARPFLLARRGKQHEMVWACDNGDPMSYSYVGRRVPQITEALTGVPIPPHFFRDAAATTLARSSRQAAQLIRPVLGHATTRTSERHYIHAGTIEASRDFATLLRQLKKDE is encoded by the coding sequence ATGACCCGCAAACGCATGTCGATGCCGATCACCGAATGGCCCGCGGCCGATCGCGCCTTGCTGGAGGCCTTGCGCCAGACCGGGGGCCTTTTCGACGATCCGGGCGAACTTGCGCATCTGCGCCTGTCCTCGATGCTGATCCTGACCCGGCCCTGGGGCCGGTTTCTGGAATGGCTGCGGCTGAACGAGCCGGCAGCTCTTGCCGAGCCGCCGGTGGGTCGCACCACCCTGCCCCGGCTGCGGGCATGGGTGAAGGCCGAGGACGATCTGCGTCCCTCGAGCCGGCTGATGTTCTTCAACGGCGTGCTGCGGCTGCTGTGCGCCGCCGCACCCGACGAAGACTGGTCGGCCTACCGCCGCGTCAAGGCCGGCCTCGAGTGGCTGGCCGGCCGGGGCGATCCTTCCCGCAAGGCCGGCCGGATCCTCGACTCCCGCGTGCTGCTCGAAGCCGCCCTTCGCCATGCCGGGCCGGAGCTTGATCTGGAGCCGACGGCCCTGCAACGGGCCAAGCGCCTGCGCGATGCGGCCATGGTGGCGCTGCTGGCGATGATGCCGATCCGCCACCGCGCCTTTGCCGCGCTGCAGCTCGGGGTCTCGGTGATGGTCGATGCACGAGGCCTGACCATCATCTTGTCGGACGAGCTGACCAAGAGCGCGCGCCATTGGGAGGCGGACATTCCCGAACCTGCCGCCGGCCTGTTGCGGCGCTACCTGTCGGAGGCGCGGCCGTTTCTGCTGGCCCGCCGCGGCAAGCAGCACGAGATGGTCTGGGCTTGCGACAACGGCGACCCCATGAGTTATTCCTATGTCGGCCGCCGGGTCCCGCAGATCACGGAAGCCTTGACCGGCGTGCCGATCCCGCCGCATTTTTTCCGGGACGCGGCGGCAACGACTCTGGCGCGGAGCTCGCGGCAAGCCGCGCAGCTGATCCGACCGGTGCTGGGCCATGCAACAACCAGGACGTCCGAGCGACACTATATCCACGCCGGAACGATCGAGGCGAGCCGTGACTTTGCCACCCTGCTGCGGCAACTGAAGAAGGACGAGTGA
- a CDS encoding recombinase family protein produces the protein MKAVIYARFSSQLQREASIEDQVRLCQERANREGWQVGEVFSDMAISGANMARPGLQALLDRAASGAIQIVLTEALDRLSRDQADVATLFKRLTFHGVQIVTLAEGEITELHVGLKGTMNQLFLKDLAAKTRRGLRGRVEAGLSGGGNSYGYEVVRRLGPDGLPVTGERSINDAEATILRRIFAEFADGHSPKAIARRLNADGIPGPRGAAWRDTAIRGHRQRGTGLINNELYIGRLVWNRLRYVKDPETGKRVSRLNPPDQWTLTEVPELRIIDDALWTRVKHRQGEIDADPRVKAIKATRFWEHKRSPHLLTGLLRCGCCGGGFAAVGKDYLACSAARKLGSCTQKRSFRRVMLEEVVLGLVREKLMQPDAVAMFIDAYGREMNAGRAEETARRARLEAERAQAKRRLDGLYEAIADGLRTPGLKGKLEELEARISEIDTALAVPTPTAVRLHPNLSEAYRRKVSELSDLLRDPETAVPALEAIRGLIARVKVHETAEGVRIELEGVITALIGLAQGGTAKSPLESGLDVRSVEVVAGARSNLHLLPKQVKMVAGTGVDHNLQSTPVKMVAGACNYRYRHSLQVTV, from the coding sequence ATGAAGGCCGTGATCTACGCCCGGTTTTCCAGCCAGCTGCAGCGCGAAGCCTCGATCGAGGATCAGGTCCGGCTCTGCCAGGAACGCGCCAATCGCGAAGGCTGGCAGGTGGGCGAGGTGTTCTCCGATATGGCGATCTCGGGCGCCAACATGGCACGCCCCGGCCTGCAGGCACTGCTGGACCGGGCCGCCTCGGGGGCGATCCAGATCGTGCTGACCGAAGCGCTGGACCGGCTGAGCCGGGATCAGGCCGATGTGGCGACGCTGTTCAAGCGGCTGACCTTCCACGGGGTGCAGATCGTCACGCTTGCCGAAGGCGAGATCACCGAGCTGCATGTCGGGCTGAAGGGCACGATGAACCAGTTGTTCCTGAAGGATCTGGCCGCCAAGACCCGCCGGGGCCTGCGCGGCAGGGTGGAGGCGGGGCTTTCGGGAGGCGGCAACAGCTATGGCTATGAAGTCGTGCGTCGTCTGGGCCCTGATGGGCTTCCTGTCACGGGCGAGCGCAGCATCAATGACGCCGAGGCCACCATCCTCCGTCGGATCTTCGCGGAATTTGCCGATGGCCATTCGCCCAAGGCGATTGCCCGACGCCTGAATGCCGACGGCATCCCCGGCCCGCGCGGCGCCGCCTGGCGCGACACGGCGATCCGCGGGCACCGCCAGCGCGGCACCGGGCTGATCAACAACGAACTCTACATCGGCCGGCTGGTCTGGAACCGGCTGCGCTATGTCAAGGATCCCGAGACCGGCAAGCGGGTCTCGCGCCTGAACCCGCCGGACCAGTGGACCCTGACCGAGGTGCCCGAGCTGCGGATCATCGACGATGCGCTCTGGACCCGGGTCAAACACCGGCAGGGCGAGATCGATGCGGACCCGCGGGTGAAGGCGATCAAGGCGACGCGGTTCTGGGAGCACAAGCGCAGCCCGCATCTGCTGACCGGCCTCCTGCGCTGTGGCTGCTGCGGCGGCGGGTTTGCGGCAGTAGGCAAGGACTACCTGGCCTGTTCGGCCGCACGCAAGCTGGGCAGCTGCACGCAGAAGCGTTCCTTCCGCCGCGTGATGCTCGAAGAGGTCGTACTGGGCCTGGTGCGCGAGAAGCTGATGCAGCCGGATGCGGTGGCGATGTTCATCGACGCCTATGGCCGGGAGATGAATGCCGGTCGTGCCGAAGAGACCGCGCGCCGCGCGCGCCTGGAAGCCGAACGGGCGCAGGCGAAGCGTCGGCTGGACGGGCTTTACGAGGCGATTGCCGATGGGCTGCGCACGCCGGGCCTGAAGGGCAAGCTGGAAGAGCTGGAGGCCCGGATTTCGGAGATCGACACGGCGCTGGCGGTCCCCACCCCCACAGCGGTGCGCCTGCATCCGAACCTGAGCGAAGCCTATCGCCGCAAGGTGTCGGAGCTGTCCGATCTGCTGCGCGATCCCGAGACGGCGGTTCCCGCGCTGGAAGCGATCCGCGGCCTGATCGCGCGCGTGAAGGTGCACGAGACGGCGGAGGGTGTGCGGATCGAGCTTGAGGGGGTGATCACGGCGCTGATCGGTCTTGCGCAGGGCGGAACAGCAAAAAGCCCGCTGGAAAGCGGGCTGGATGTTCGTTCGGTAGAAGTGGTTGCGGGGGCAAGATCTAATCTTCACTTGCTGCCCAAGCAAGTAAAGATGGTTGCGGGGACCGGCGTCGATCATAACTTGCAATCGACGCCGGTAAAGATGGTTGCGGGAGCGTGCAACTACCGATACCGACATTCACTACAAGTCACTGTCTGA